The window CGAACCCGCCGAGTACGTCGTCCTCACGAGCAAGACCGGTGTCGAACTGCTCGCAGAGGCCGGGTGGGAACCGGGCGACGCAGTCCTCTGTTGTATCGGACCCGCCACCGCCGCCACCGCCCGTGAGGCCGGGTGGACCGTCGACCGTGTACCCGATGAGTACACCTCCGCAGGGCTGGTCGAACACCTCGCGCCCGAAGTGTCGGGCACGACGGTCGAAGTCGCCCGGAGCGACCACGGGAGTCAGGTTCTCCTCGATGGCCTTCGGGATGCGGGCGCAGACGTACACGAAACCGTCCTCTACCGCCTCGTCCGCCCCGAAGGGGCCGGGAAGTCGGCCGTCATGGCCGCCGACGGTGACCTCGAAGCGGCCCTGTTCACCTCGTCGCTCACGGTCGAACATTTCCTCGACGCCGCCGACGAGCGTGGCATCCGCGAGGACGCAATCGCTGGGCTGAACGCGGCCATCGTGGGCGCAATCGGCGCTCCGACACGGGAGACTGCCGAATCGCTCGGTATCGACGTCGACGTGGTCCCGAGCGAGGCGACGTTCGAAGCACTCGCGTGCGACGTCGTGGAGACGGCGGCACCGACGTATCACGAGTGACGGGGGCGCGCCGCCACGACTCGGGTACGAGTGCGACACGTGCGTCGGAAACCGAGGGGTCGTGGCGCGCCGTCGCAACCGTCGCCGGGTGGCAGACGGCCGCCAGTCTCTGTTACTACACCATCTTCGCCGCGACGGGGTTCGTCCGCGAGGCGTTCTCGCTGTCCGAGTCACTCGTCGGGGTCTTTCTCACCGCCGGTCTGCTCGGGTACACGCTGTTCTTGTTCCCAAGCGGTGCGGCAGTCGATGGCTACGGCGAAAAACCGGTGATGGTCGTCGGTCTCGCCGCACTCGCCGTCGCCCTCGTCGGCGTCTCGTTCGCGCCGTCGTACGCACTCTTGTTGGGGACCGCCGGTCTGCTCGGTGCGGCCTACTCGACGGCGATGCCCGCGTCGAACCGCGGCATCGTCGACGCCGCGCCCGCCGGGAGCAAGAACCTCGCGATGGGGCTGAAGCAGGTCGGCGTCACCGTCGGGAGCGGTGCCTCGTCGCTCATCGTGACGGGCATCGCCGTCGTCGCCGCGTGGCAAGTCGGGTTTTGGCTCATCGCCGTCGTCGCCTTCGGGTACGCACTCCTGTTCGCTGCCCGCTATCGAGGGAGTCCTGGAACCGGCCGCCTCGAACGCCCGCGACTCGCAGGATTGGGTGACAACCGAGCCTACGTCGCACTCGTCGCCGCCGCGTTGTTCATCGGCGCGTCCATCTTCTCGATGCTCGGTTACACCGTCCTCTACGTGCAGGACGTCGTCGGAACGGGTCCAGCACTCGCGGGTGGCGTCCTCGCGGCGACGCAAGTCACCGGGAGCATCGGACGAATCGGTGCGGGAAGTCTCGCCGACCGACTCGGCGGGGCGCGCGGCGCGGCGACTGTCGCACTCGTCCAACTCGCAGGTGCAATCGCCCTCTTCGGCCTCCTCGCGTGGTCGGGCGGGTCGCTGGTCTTCACTACACTCGTGTTCGTCGCCCTCGGCCTCACTATCCACGGGTCGACTGGCGTGTTCTACTCCTGTCTGAGCGGCGTCGTCGACGACGACGATATCGGCGCGGCGACCGCCGGCGGACAGACCGCGCTCAACACGGGCGGACTGCTCGCGCCACCGCTGTTCGGCATCGTCGTGGAGTCGGTTGGCTACGGGGCCGGGTGGGCGCTCGTCGCAGTCTCCACCGTGGCGGCGGCGAGTCTGCTGTTCGTCGTCACGCGGCGTCTTCGATGACGTGACTCGCAGCGAGTACCGACGACTGTCACATGTGAACCCCCAGACTATTCTCGCTCGTCTGCGCACTGTGTGTCATGTTACGATACGACACTCGCGGCGACGCCAGTTGGCTGACGCTCGACCGACCCGAGAAGATGAACGCCCTCCACCTCAAGGGGTGGCAGGAGCTCCGTGACGGTCT is drawn from Haloferax litoreum and contains these coding sequences:
- a CDS encoding uroporphyrinogen-III synthase, whose amino-acid sequence is MSQQVRAAVFRPDDDRIDAAVELLESLGATPVADPMLAVEPTDATPEPAEYVVLTSKTGVELLAEAGWEPGDAVLCCIGPATAATAREAGWTVDRVPDEYTSAGLVEHLAPEVSGTTVEVARSDHGSQVLLDGLRDAGADVHETVLYRLVRPEGAGKSAVMAADGDLEAALFTSSLTVEHFLDAADERGIREDAIAGLNAAIVGAIGAPTRETAESLGIDVDVVPSEATFEALACDVVETAAPTYHE
- a CDS encoding MFS transporter, whose translation is MTGARRHDSGTSATRASETEGSWRAVATVAGWQTAASLCYYTIFAATGFVREAFSLSESLVGVFLTAGLLGYTLFLFPSGAAVDGYGEKPVMVVGLAALAVALVGVSFAPSYALLLGTAGLLGAAYSTAMPASNRGIVDAAPAGSKNLAMGLKQVGVTVGSGASSLIVTGIAVVAAWQVGFWLIAVVAFGYALLFAARYRGSPGTGRLERPRLAGLGDNRAYVALVAAALFIGASIFSMLGYTVLYVQDVVGTGPALAGGVLAATQVTGSIGRIGAGSLADRLGGARGAATVALVQLAGAIALFGLLAWSGGSLVFTTLVFVALGLTIHGSTGVFYSCLSGVVDDDDIGAATAGGQTALNTGGLLAPPLFGIVVESVGYGAGWALVAVSTVAAASLLFVVTRRLR